One stretch of Lacrimispora sphenoides DNA includes these proteins:
- the rplD gene encoding 50S ribosomal protein L4 — protein sequence MANVSVYNMEGKEVGTVELNDAVFGVDVNEHLVHMAVVSQLANKRQGTQKAKTRAEVSGGGRKPWKQKGTGHARQGSTRSPQWTGGGVVFAPTPRDYTIKLNKKERRLALKSALTSRVNENKFIVVDDLKFDEIKTKKFQTVLNNLKVSKALVVVGDDSANAVMSARNIAAVKTASANTINVYDILKYNTVVATKTAVAAIEEVYA from the coding sequence ATGGCAAACGTATCTGTTTACAATATGGAAGGTAAAGAAGTTGGCACAGTAGAGTTAAACGATGCAGTGTTCGGTGTAGATGTAAATGAGCATCTCGTTCACATGGCAGTCGTAAGCCAGCTTGCAAATAAGCGCCAGGGCACACAGAAAGCAAAGACACGTGCAGAAGTATCTGGCGGCGGAAGAAAACCGTGGAAGCAGAAAGGAACCGGTCATGCAAGACAGGGTTCAACAAGATCTCCTCAGTGGACAGGCGGTGGAGTTGTATTTGCTCCTACACCAAGAGACTATACAATTAAACTTAACAAGAAGGAAAGAAGACTTGCTCTTAAGTCCGCTCTGACCAGCAGAGTGAATGAAAATAAGTTCATTGTTGTTGACGACTTAAAGTTTGATGAGATCAAGACAAAGAAATTCCAGACTGTTTTAAATAACTTAAAGGTATCCAAAGCTCTTGTAGTTGTTGGCGACGACAGTGCTAACGCAGTAATGAGCGCAAGAAACATCGCTGCTGTTAAGACTGCTTCTGCTAACACCATCAACGTATACGATATCTTAAAGTACAACACAGTTGTTGCTACCAAGACTGCTGTTGCAGCAATCGAGGAGGTGTACGCATAA
- the rplC gene encoding 50S ribosomal protein L3 — protein MKKGILATKVGMTQIFNENGVLTPVTVLQAGPCVVTQVKTIENDGYSAVQVGYVDKREKLVSKPIKGHFDKAGVSYKRYVREFKLENADQYSVKDEIKAEIFAAGDKIDATAISKGKGFQGAIKRHGQSRGPMAHGSKFHRHAGSNGAASDPSKVFKGKKMPGQMGNKKVTIQNLEIVKVDAENNLILVKGAIPGPKKSLVTIKETVKASN, from the coding sequence ATGAAGAAGGGTATTTTAGCTACCAAAGTCGGAATGACACAGATCTTCAATGAGAACGGAGTCTTAACTCCGGTAACAGTTCTTCAGGCAGGACCTTGTGTAGTAACACAGGTTAAGACTATTGAGAACGATGGTTACAGTGCAGTACAGGTTGGTTACGTTGATAAGAGAGAAAAGCTTGTCAGCAAGCCAATTAAGGGCCATTTTGATAAGGCCGGTGTATCTTACAAGAGATACGTAAGAGAGTTTAAGCTTGAGAATGCTGACCAGTATTCTGTAAAAGATGAAATCAAAGCTGAGATCTTCGCTGCAGGCGACAAGATCGATGCAACCGCAATCTCCAAAGGTAAAGGTTTCCAGGGTGCTATTAAGAGACACGGACAGTCCAGAGGACCTATGGCTCATGGTTCCAAGTTCCACCGCCATGCTGGTTCCAACGGTGCAGCTTCTGACCCTAGCAAGGTATTCAAGGGCAAAAAGATGCCTGGCCAGATGGGTAACAAGAAGGTAACAATCCAGAATCTTGAAATCGTTAAGGTTGATGCAGAAAACAACCTGATTTTAGTTAAGGGTGCTATACCAGGACCTAAGAAGTCTTTAGTAACAATCAAGGAAACAGTAAAAGCATCTAACTAA
- the rpsJ gene encoding 30S ribosomal protein S10 codes for MASQVMRITLKAYDHQLVDQSAGKIIDTVKKTGSKVSGPVPLPTKKEVVTILRAVHKYKDSREQFEQRTHKRLIDIITPSQKTVDALSRLEMPAGVYIDIKMKNK; via the coding sequence ATGGCAAGTCAAGTAATGAGAATCACATTAAAAGCGTATGATCATCAGTTGGTCGATCAGTCTGCGGGCAAAATCATCGACACTGTAAAAAAGACAGGATCAAAAGTGAGTGGACCGGTGCCGTTACCAACCAAGAAGGAAGTGGTAACCATCTTAAGAGCGGTTCATAAGTACAAAGATTCCAGAGAGCAGTTCGAGCAGAGAACGCATAAGAGACTCATTGATATCATTACACCCAGCCAGAAGACTGTTGATGCATTGTCCAGACTGGAAATGCCGGCAGGTGTGTACATCGATATCAAGATGAAGAATAAATAA